A window of Citrus sinensis cultivar Valencia sweet orange chromosome 7, DVS_A1.0, whole genome shotgun sequence contains these coding sequences:
- the LOC102609423 gene encoding probable protein phosphatase 2C 6, whose translation MVAEEWGREAGNDGWHRRWEAALCRSYERADDVFKDNSLAPYSVGTTALVAILSPCQIIASNCGDSRVVLSRGKQAIPLTVDHKLDREDEVARITNGGGQIINWGGLRVGGILNMTRAIGDHNLKPWVIAEPEVTFMTRSEDDEFLILASDGLWDVMSSDDAVKLARYELRRRRRLPEKGDTPSSPACGAAEELVKIAYDAFSTDNISVVIVDLKAPRIRSLQNTEKRDEKQM comes from the exons ATGGTAGCGGAAGAATGGGGGAGAGAAGCTGGTAATGATGGATGGCATAGGAGGTGGGAGGCTGCACTGTGCAGGTCTTATGAGAGGGCAGATGATGTTTTCAAGGACAATTCATTAGCACCCTACTCAGTTGGAACAACAGCTTTGGTTGCAATTCTGTCACCCTGCCAGATCATTGCTTCCAACTGCGGTGACTCCAGAGTTGTTCTTTCTCGCGGGAAGCAAGCAATCCCCTTAACAGTTGATCACAAG CTTGATAGAGAAGATGAAGTAGCAAGAATTACCAATGGAGGTGGGCAGATTATCAACTGGGGTGGTTTAAGGGTGGGGGGGATTCTTAATATGACAAGAGCAATag GTGATCACAATTTGAAACCATGGGTTATTGCAGAGCCTGAAGTAACTTTCATGACCAGGagtgaagatgatgaatttCTGATTTTGGCAAGTGATGGGCTATGGGATGTTATGTCCAGTGATGATGCAGTAAAGTTGGCTCGCTATGAACTGAGAAGGCGACGTAGGCTGCCGGAAAAGGGTGATACTCCCTCCTCTCCAGCTTGTGGTGCTGCTGAAGAACTCGTTAAGATAGCTTATGATGCATTCAGTACCGACAACATCTCTGTTGTTATTGTTGACCTGAAAGCTCCTAGGATTAGGTCCCTGCAGAACACTGAAAAAAG GgatgaaaaacaaatgtaG
- the LOC102609900 gene encoding histidine-containing phosphotransfer protein 4: MERNQQLRRQLASMRQSLFDQGHLDEQFILLEELQDDANPNFVEEVVTLHYRDSARLITTIERALEKSPLDFNKLDGYMHQFKGSSTSIGAKKVKAESTQFREYCEAGNGEGCMKTFQLLKRDYATLRRKLEAYFQLARQAGPNEIACRPK; the protein is encoded by the exons atggaGAGAAATCAGCAGCTTCGTAGACAACTTGCATCCATGAGGCAGTCCCTCTTTGATcag GGACATCTTGATGAACAATTCATCCTGTTGGAGGAGCTCCAAGATGATGCTAACCCTAATTTTGTTGAAGAAGTTGTCACATTACACTACCGCGACTCAGCTAGACTAATCACTACTATAGAGCGTGCACT GGAGAAGAGCCCTCTGGATTTCAATAAGTTGGATGGCTATATGCATCAATTCAAAGGAAGCAGCACAAG CATTGGAGCCAAAAAAGTGAAAGCTGAGAGCACACAGTTTAGAGAATATTGCGAGGCAGGAAATGGAGAAGG ATGCATGAAAACTTTCCAGCTACTGAAGAGAGATTATGCAACACTGAGAAGGAAGCTTGAAGCTTATTTTCAG CTGGCAAGGCAAGCTGGACCCAATGAGATTGCTTGTCGCCCCAAGTAA
- the LOC112498341 gene encoding protein FAR1-RELATED SEQUENCE 5-like, whose amino-acid sequence MDNLEQVEEVDEVEELEDLQGVDLEGNNEELVPEIIVEPTVGMFFDSPDEMFEYYKGYGLQEGFPVMRRSCRKGDDGSLRYVTFTCGRNGKSKAKDTNVLRLQPNQKIGCNAKLGGRLDLVTGKWVIGNMILEHNHAVSPSKSRYYRCNRTISPFVKKQLEINDEAGIRMAQSFKSVVVEAGGFEKVSFLEKDARNHIDKVRRLRLGEGDAVAIQRYFKKMQTENDGFFFSLDLDEEGRLKNVFWADPRSRAAYKDFGDVVTFDTTYLTNKYDMPFAPFVGVNHHGQSILLGCGLISHEDTETFTWLFDTWLSCMSGSPPLGIITDQDKAMKNAIEIVFPNTRHRWCLWHILKKVPEKLGRYVEYHAIRVSLHSVVYDSYTPVQFEEAWHGMVDKYDLINNQWLNGLYEERNRWVPCFVKNSFWAGMSTTQRSESMNAFFDGYVNSKTTLKQFVEKYEKAMESKIEKEWQADARCFGQRMPCRTSFAMEKQVEAVYTISKFQEFQQELANKIYCEVFSCGGSEYEVIENDEQSREKTLKVFFAKNEGEIHCVCKMFEYKGILCRHAIAVLSRNRIQLLPEKYILRRWRKDVRRFYSKVKVSYDARNSSIEHQRYREECTAFYDVAEVASKNEESHKNIMGWIEKAMKDVSLNVRSDGDDTCSYGGSGSYTENIQDPIVTRRKGRPPTQRKQKQFKRPKQKSNNASTSTIVEDSEIHGFSSQVATTVPTQESHMALLTQQAPYEHAFFPPYYQSWMNYGGVHHGNFQYFPQQNLEETNRGEFSSNEPST is encoded by the exons ATGGATAATTTGGAGCAAGTGGAGGAGGTTGATGAAGTTGAAGAATTGGAGGATTTACAGGGGGTTGATTTGGAAGGAAATAATGAGGAATTGGTGCCGGAAATAATTGTTGAGCCAACAGTTGGGATGTTTTTTGATAGTCCTGATGAAatgtttgaatattataaGGGTTATGGCCTACAAGAGGGGTTTCCAGTTATGCGGAGATCTTGTAGAAAAGGGGATGATGGGAGTTTGAGATATGTGACATTTACTTGTGGGCGAAACGGCAAGTCAAAAGCCAAAGACACTAATGTTTTGCGGCTTcaaccaaaccaaaaaattgGATGCAATGCTAAACTTGGAGGACGTTTGGATTTGGTTACCGGAAAATGGGTAATTGGAAATATGATTCTTGAACATAACCATGCCGTGAGTCCGAGCAAGAGTAGGTATTATCGATGCAACCGTACCATTAGTCCATTTGTTAAAAAGCAACTTGAGATAAACGACGAAGCTGGAATTAGAATGGCTCAAAGTTTTAAGTCCGTTGTTGTCGAGGCTGGTGGTTTTGAAAAAGTCTCATTCTTAGAAAAAGATGCTAGAAATCATATTGACAAGGTGCGGCGATTAAGGCTCGGAGAAGGGGATGCTGTTGCAATTcagagatattttaaaaaaatgcaaacaGAAAATGATGGGTTTTTTTTCAGTCTTGACCTAGATGAGGAGGGCCGGTTGAAAAATGTATTTTGGGCAGATCCAAGGAGTAGGGCAGCCTATAAAGACTTTGGAGATGTGGTCACATTTGATACCACATACCTTACAAACAAATATGACATGCCATTTGCTCCTTTTGTAGGAGTTAATCATCATGGTCAATCAATTTTGTTAGGATGTGGGTTGATTTCGCATGAGGACACGGAGACATTTACGTGGTTATTTGACACATGGCTATCATGCATGTCTGGCTCTCCTCCCCTTGGAATCATTACAGATCAAGACAAAGCGATGAAAAATGCGATTGAGATTGTTTTTCCAAACACTAGGCACCGATGGTGTTTATGGCATATACTGAAAAAAGTGCCTGAGAAGTTGGGAAGGTACGTTGAATATCATGCCATTAGAGTTTCATTACATTCCGTTGTTTATGATTCATATACTCCTGTCCAATTCGAGGAAGCTTGGCATGGTATGGTAGACAAATATGATCTTATTAATAATCAGTGGTTAAATGGATTATATGAGGAAAGAAATCGTTGGGTTCCATGTTTcgtgaaaaattctttttgggCTGGAATGTCAACCACTCAGCGTAGTGAAAGTATGAATGCTTTCTTTGATGGGTATGTTAACTCGAAAACAACTTTGAAACAATTTGTggagaaatatgaaaaagcaatggaaagtaaaattgagaaagaatGGCAAGCGGATGCTAGGTGTTTTGGCCAACGGATGCCATGTCGTACCAGTTTTGCAATGGAGAAGCAAGTTGAAGCAGTGTACACTATTTCCAAGTTTCAAGAATTTCAGCAAGAGTTGGCGAATAAGATATATTGTGAGGTTTTCAGTTGTGGGGGATCAGAATATGAAGTTATTGAAAACGATGAACAAAGTAgagaaaaaactttgaaagtCTTTTTTGCCAAAAATGAGGGTGAAATTCATTGTGTGTGTAAAATGTTTGAATATAAGGGCATTCTTTGTAGACACGCCATCGCAGTGTTGTCACGTAACCGTATACAATTACTGCCTGAAAAGTATATCCTACGAAGATGGAGGAAAGATGTGCGGAGATTCTACAGTAAAGTCAAAGTCAGTTATGATGCACGAAATTCAAGCATTGAACATCAACGGTATAGAGAGGAGTGCACTGCTTTTTATGATGTTGCTGAGGTAGcttcaaaaaatgaagaaagccataaaaatattatgggtTGGATCGAGAAAGCAATGAAGGATGTATCTCTGAATGTTCGCAGTGATGGTGACGATACATGCAGCTATGGTGGATCAGGAAGTTATACCGAAAACATACAAGATCCAATAGTAACTCGGCGTAAAGGTCGTCCACCTACtcaaagaaagcaaaagcaatttaAGAGGCCAAAACAGAAATCGAATAATGCTTCGACTAGCACAATTGTGGAG GACTCGGAGATACATGGATTTTCTTCTCAGGTGGCTACTACAGTCCCAACACAAGAGAGCCATATGGCActg CTAACACAACAAGCACCCTATGAACATGCATTTTTCCCCCCTTACTATCAATCCTGGATGAATTATGGCGGAGTCCATCACGGAAACTTCCAATATTTTCCGCAACAAAATTTGGAGGAGACCAATCGAGGGGAGTTTTCAAGCAATGAACCAAGCACATGA